A single window of Rubripirellula lacrimiformis DNA harbors:
- a CDS encoding glycosyltransferase produces MGIKRIHVVLVVLRLDVGGMERYIANLANGLSRDRFRVSVICLDGIGAARRWITADDVELIELGLRSGNSWHAVTAITDVLQRLQPDIVHSHNWATLLETYFGARRYGEAIHVHGERGTVLGSNSCGPLKRKIRAATMRWACRRIALTTNAYCVAKKVTAITRSDLSRIHVIPNGLDPRYPNDQLPEMRASTRQSLGISRDELVFGSVARLSTVKNLELAIRALAAARPTISEPVHLVLVGDGPCLAELEQLAMAHVDAVTVHLPGHQWDPWPYLAAMDVFVNCSHSEGMSQSMIEAMAAGLPVIATDVGDAFEMISRPDAAGIVVAPNDELALTHAMITMANASMRRSYAAYAMTRQRDVYCLRTMVQGYEEMYTTIATKS; encoded by the coding sequence TTGGGTATCAAACGCATTCATGTCGTTCTAGTGGTGCTTCGCTTAGATGTGGGCGGCATGGAGCGTTACATCGCGAATTTAGCGAATGGGCTCTCACGAGACCGGTTCCGCGTTAGCGTTATCTGCTTGGATGGTATCGGCGCGGCGCGACGCTGGATCACCGCGGATGATGTAGAACTGATCGAATTGGGACTGCGGTCCGGAAATAGCTGGCATGCTGTCACCGCGATAACCGATGTCCTGCAACGACTGCAGCCAGATATTGTCCATTCCCACAACTGGGCGACGCTGCTCGAAACCTATTTTGGCGCACGCCGCTATGGCGAGGCCATTCATGTCCATGGTGAACGGGGTACCGTATTGGGGTCAAATTCCTGCGGTCCGTTGAAACGAAAAATTCGAGCGGCAACGATGCGCTGGGCATGTCGTCGTATCGCACTTACCACGAACGCGTATTGTGTCGCCAAAAAGGTCACTGCGATTACACGCTCTGACTTGTCTCGCATTCACGTCATTCCGAACGGCTTGGATCCTCGCTACCCCAATGATCAGCTGCCCGAGATGAGGGCGTCGACTCGTCAGTCACTTGGCATCAGCAGGGATGAGCTGGTGTTTGGCAGCGTGGCGAGACTATCCACGGTCAAGAACCTGGAGCTGGCAATCCGTGCGTTAGCCGCAGCCCGTCCGACGATCAGCGAACCCGTTCACTTAGTCTTGGTGGGTGACGGCCCGTGCCTGGCAGAGCTAGAACAACTGGCAATGGCCCATGTTGATGCGGTCACTGTTCATCTACCGGGGCACCAGTGGGACCCATGGCCCTATCTGGCCGCGATGGATGTTTTTGTTAACTGCAGTCACAGCGAAGGCATGAGTCAATCGATGATTGAGGCGATGGCTGCTGGGCTGCCAGTGATCGCCACCGACGTGGGCGATGCGTTTGAAATGATTAGCCGGCCGGACGCTGCAGGCATCGTCGTCGCTCCCAACGATGAACTCGCCCTTACGCATGCGATGATCACAATGGCAAACGCGTCGATGCGACGCAGTTACGCTGCGTATGCCATGACTCGGCAACGCGACGTGTACTGCCTGCGGACGATGGTGCAGGGCTACGAGGAAATGTACACCACAATTGCAACAAAGAGTTAA
- a CDS encoding asparagine synthetase B family protein codes for MPGFTFVFDRSNELPAEHVLSTISFDHDTVIKRLFGRYKALVIALNKEIPQLAIVESRERFLLVDGFPDRLPRDGESVFEWLASTSGSFRGIAIEHDSSNAIAFVDNQASRELFVGEHNGRVYISDKLWSHAVNCNDAEPDVGNLLFAVAFGSLPTRATTIHGVRSLRPGEMFEIDANRLSFNGPDPAKEERQFSSQEEAVAALASAMSQSLAEVDATPCSLFFSGGSDSELLLARLSHLDSAITFDLRRSETEQAESLATAAGVAWTKVTFPEKHWSNVAEYACFLTGGLLDSQFATHFQILGGVFNPKCKFVVNGYLFDTLLKGYFLKRSDAIPPARRRLRALVGEKADIFDLCIGRKNSGGFDFLWTLLKPNGRDLLENATKAVFDSIQTTVSGTLETTLDSIVLGQISRQIHFATLLAWMEQAPSSTPVLHPSIWKWVARCPPQFRCGRHTFGEAARRLQDPDHDHGGKAYSEPRVEESSQLIALSKAFLKPKLYRAGLRRYPKLRRSVCASNLVREGYIATLRRNLESGDSSRYVDMSATLQAIDVLENNGAVNDEVLLGLNSLSRLLQHPQLTLGISPFLASR; via the coding sequence ATGCCTGGTTTTACTTTCGTTTTCGACCGAAGCAATGAACTTCCGGCCGAGCATGTGCTGTCTACCATAAGTTTCGATCACGATACTGTGATTAAGAGGTTGTTTGGTAGATATAAAGCTCTCGTCATTGCATTGAACAAGGAGATCCCGCAGTTAGCAATTGTCGAGTCGCGAGAAAGATTCCTGCTCGTTGATGGTTTCCCTGATAGGTTGCCAAGGGATGGCGAAAGTGTCTTCGAGTGGCTTGCGAGCACTTCGGGGAGTTTTCGCGGCATTGCGATTGAACACGATTCATCCAATGCGATCGCCTTTGTTGACAATCAGGCATCTCGCGAATTGTTCGTTGGAGAGCATAACGGAAGAGTATACATATCCGATAAACTGTGGTCCCACGCGGTAAATTGCAATGATGCTGAACCAGACGTGGGAAACCTGCTGTTTGCGGTTGCGTTTGGTTCGCTTCCAACGCGTGCAACTACGATCCACGGCGTTAGAAGCTTGCGGCCGGGCGAAATGTTTGAAATTGATGCAAATCGTTTATCGTTTAACGGTCCAGATCCAGCTAAGGAAGAGCGACAATTTTCGTCTCAAGAAGAAGCCGTGGCAGCGCTTGCCAGTGCGATGTCCCAGAGCCTAGCTGAGGTTGACGCAACGCCATGCTCACTGTTTTTTTCAGGAGGGTCAGATTCCGAACTGCTGCTAGCCCGGTTGAGCCATTTAGACTCGGCGATAACGTTCGACTTGCGGCGTTCCGAGACCGAGCAGGCAGAGTCCTTGGCGACCGCAGCAGGTGTGGCCTGGACCAAGGTGACGTTCCCGGAAAAACACTGGAGCAACGTTGCGGAATACGCCTGTTTTCTCACCGGCGGGCTACTTGATTCCCAATTTGCGACACATTTCCAGATCCTTGGAGGCGTTTTTAACCCAAAGTGCAAATTTGTTGTCAATGGGTACCTCTTTGACACGCTTTTGAAAGGATATTTTTTAAAGCGTTCCGATGCCATTCCACCTGCTCGCCGCCGACTTAGGGCGCTCGTTGGCGAGAAGGCAGATATTTTTGACTTATGTATTGGGAGGAAGAATTCTGGCGGATTTGACTTCCTTTGGACTTTGTTGAAACCGAATGGCAGGGATCTACTCGAAAACGCGACCAAAGCTGTTTTCGACTCGATTCAGACGACGGTGTCGGGGACGCTGGAAACGACGCTAGACTCGATAGTGCTAGGTCAAATTTCCAGGCAAATACATTTTGCGACACTATTGGCGTGGATGGAGCAAGCCCCATCTTCGACGCCGGTATTGCATCCATCAATTTGGAAATGGGTAGCTCGATGTCCGCCTCAGTTTCGTTGCGGTCGCCACACGTTTGGCGAGGCGGCAAGGAGATTACAGGACCCAGATCATGATCATGGTGGCAAAGCGTACTCGGAACCACGAGTAGAGGAGTCGTCCCAGCTAATCGCTCTGAGTAAGGCGTTTCTGAAACCTAAGCTTTATAGGGCTGGCTTGAGGAGATATCCCAAGCTTCGGCGATCGGTTTGCGCGAGCAATCTTGTCCGCGAGGGGTATATAGCAACGCTTCGTCGGAATCTGGAGTCAGGTGATAGTTCACGATACGTCGATATGTCCGCCACATTGCAAGCGATTGATGTGCTTGAGAATAACGGAGCGGTTAATGACGAAGTGTTGTTGGGGCTGAACTCATTGTCTCGCCTGCTACAACATCCGCAATTGACCTTGGGAATCTCACCGTTCCTGGCTTCGAGATAG
- a CDS encoding class I SAM-dependent methyltransferase: MIKQTIKSALGIGKKPESVGQQQPGFYDDMYASSEEYRKPFWQSRYYFLWTVLVERLRTGGASQVLEIGCGSGQFAELLYRDLNLGYLGVDISQEGIRQATQKGLANYRFETADAIQSPILTDASYDTVVCTEVLEHIEQDLEMIQRIKAGTRCLCTIPNFPYVSHVRHFASCREVTERYGGLFDDFSVWGLAGTHREGVVYYLFDGVRRDQLVE; encoded by the coding sequence ATGATCAAGCAAACCATCAAGTCCGCATTGGGAATTGGCAAAAAGCCCGAGTCCGTAGGTCAGCAGCAACCGGGGTTTTATGATGATATGTACGCCTCATCAGAAGAGTATCGCAAACCATTTTGGCAATCGCGTTATTATTTCCTGTGGACTGTGCTGGTAGAGCGTTTGCGAACGGGCGGAGCGAGCCAGGTTCTTGAGATCGGCTGTGGTTCCGGGCAGTTTGCCGAACTTCTGTATCGCGATCTAAACCTAGGCTATTTAGGCGTAGACATCAGCCAAGAAGGTATCCGGCAAGCTACCCAAAAGGGTCTCGCTAACTACCGTTTCGAGACCGCCGATGCGATTCAGTCCCCTATTCTCACCGACGCGTCGTACGACACGGTTGTGTGCACTGAGGTGCTTGAGCACATCGAGCAGGATCTGGAAATGATTCAGCGGATCAAGGCGGGCACGCGTTGTTTGTGTACGATACCAAACTTCCCTTACGTCAGTCATGTGCGGCACTTCGCGTCATGCCGAGAGGTGACGGAACGGTACGGCGGATTGTTTGATGATTTCAGCGTTTGGGGCTTAGCAGGGACACACCGTGAAGGCGTTGTGTATTACCTCTTCGATGGCGTGCGTCGAGATCAGCTTGTTGAGTAA
- a CDS encoding lipopolysaccharide biosynthesis protein, which translates to MDEVRADRHVSLRLLRSSGGLQSAILKGCCRGRHSIHFQRRSLYVLFRSRELQFLSVARTVVRNLASSWVGFASQLVVTFFLTPFVIGALGTEAYGVWLLLQATVGYYGLVDMGLRAGLTQSITRRIAAGDIDAVRGHLGAAVPMLACLGLLVTVIGGALGWVLPRAVEMAPAVQSGLWIVILVQAVSVGLQMPFAPYGAVLVGLQRYDIANGLAVVTRLLSAGLTYLALVNGGGLLALSVVLLISNVIDSVIRSRLAIYLLPGIRGVVPKLNRSELSELSNVGVWNFLIHISRRLICFSDALVIGVLFSAAAVVPFGIASALVEYGDRIIVMSVRILFPTMVQLKADGNREHLRDLYIGATRIIFATSIAIVIVGATWITPFLLLWLGGGAETEAIRAQAPALFLALGIAFAFVGLQRAGIQLILADGQLKRLAFFLFAEAALNLVLSLVCGRWLGVIGVAIGTAIPAAIMGFGYHLPLHCKVLGIRYSRLLAELAVRPVIFGMLLLGAMQLMTQVTAAPATWPAFASRGIAVVVISMPLGLLLLSTAQRSVVLGKLVSLPRIAFSR; encoded by the coding sequence GTGGACGAAGTCCGCGCGGACCGGCATGTGTCCCTTCGCTTGCTGCGGTCCAGTGGTGGATTGCAGAGCGCCATTTTAAAAGGCTGCTGCCGTGGTCGCCATTCGATTCATTTTCAGCGGCGCAGTTTATATGTTTTGTTTCGTTCTCGGGAGTTGCAGTTCTTGAGCGTCGCCAGGACGGTTGTCCGCAATTTGGCATCAAGTTGGGTCGGTTTTGCCAGCCAACTAGTCGTCACATTTTTCCTGACGCCTTTTGTCATTGGTGCCCTTGGCACTGAGGCCTACGGGGTGTGGTTGCTGCTGCAAGCCACTGTGGGCTACTACGGCTTGGTGGATATGGGACTGCGCGCCGGGCTGACACAGTCGATCACTCGGCGAATCGCCGCGGGCGACATCGATGCTGTCCGCGGTCATTTAGGCGCGGCAGTCCCGATGTTGGCGTGCCTTGGCCTGCTGGTGACGGTGATTGGAGGCGCGTTGGGGTGGGTGCTGCCCCGCGCAGTCGAGATGGCCCCCGCAGTGCAGTCAGGGTTATGGATTGTCATCTTGGTACAGGCGGTGTCCGTGGGTCTACAGATGCCGTTTGCCCCCTACGGTGCGGTTCTGGTCGGTCTGCAGCGCTACGATATTGCCAACGGGCTCGCCGTGGTGACTCGCCTGCTGTCCGCGGGATTGACTTACCTGGCCTTGGTCAATGGCGGCGGCCTGTTGGCGCTCAGCGTGGTATTGCTGATTAGCAATGTGATTGACAGCGTGATCCGTTCGCGCCTGGCGATATACCTGCTGCCCGGGATCCGCGGCGTCGTACCAAAATTGAATCGGTCGGAACTGAGCGAGCTCAGCAACGTCGGAGTGTGGAATTTTCTGATTCACATCAGTCGGAGACTAATCTGTTTTTCCGATGCATTGGTCATAGGCGTTTTGTTTTCGGCGGCGGCCGTGGTTCCGTTTGGGATTGCTAGTGCGCTGGTGGAGTATGGTGACCGGATAATTGTCATGTCTGTGCGGATTTTATTTCCGACGATGGTCCAGTTGAAGGCAGATGGGAATCGCGAGCATTTGCGAGACCTGTACATCGGTGCCACGCGGATCATCTTTGCAACATCGATTGCAATCGTGATCGTGGGGGCGACCTGGATCACTCCCTTCCTTTTGCTTTGGTTGGGTGGCGGTGCGGAAACCGAAGCGATACGCGCTCAGGCTCCTGCGTTATTTCTTGCGCTGGGGATCGCCTTTGCTTTCGTCGGGCTGCAGCGAGCTGGAATCCAGTTGATTCTCGCTGACGGGCAGCTCAAGCGATTGGCGTTCTTCTTGTTTGCCGAGGCCGCTTTGAACCTTGTGTTAAGTTTGGTTTGCGGTCGTTGGCTAGGCGTCATTGGTGTGGCCATCGGGACAGCCATTCCGGCCGCGATTATGGGATTCGGATATCACCTGCCATTGCACTGTAAAGTCCTCGGCATCCGGTACAGCCGGTTGCTCGCCGAGTTAGCTGTTCGGCCAGTGATTTTTGGAATGCTGTTGCTGGGTGCGATGCAGCTAATGACGCAGGTTACGGCTGCGCCAGCAACCTGGCCTGCGTTTGCTTCCAGGGGAATCGCCGTAGTTGTGATCTCGATGCCGTTGGGGCTGCTTTTGCTCTCAACGGCGCAACGGTCAGTGGTGCTAGGCAAGCTAGTTTCGCTTCCTCGTATCGCGTTCTCTCGGTGA
- a CDS encoding XrtA system polysaccharide deacetylase: MRFSPWETHQRARYFRFKYAVERMLGLGLLLVLSPWMLLIYALIRFTSPGPAVYKQERVGLNGRVFTVYKFRSMRVDSESDGKAVWCAEGDDRITPVGKWLRALHMDEWPQLVNVLLGEMTLTGPRPERPEIVLRLSREVAGYDNRHSVKPGLTGLAQVNLKPDQTLDDVRRKLIFDLYYIENANAWLDIRLILATGMRMFGIQGETVMRTLSLCRRGLLLDANLLDESRMDHGRLVPWALRQRSDRMHRFARVILKREGDRDEPAVSAAESMEVSAVSREAMKTIDNALTVDVEDYFQVTAFEKRVLRKDWDRLTSRVESNTMRLLQLMEESEVHGTFFVLGWVADRYPSLVKRIAAAGHQIASHGYWHRLNYNITPDEFAEDLIESRDAIASACGVEVTAYRAPSFSIVEDTTWALDVLTQLGYKSDSSIFPIRHHDRYGMPAAQKHIHKLRTDNGTILEFPPSIGSVQGVSVPIGGGYFRLFPYHMTSAAIDSVRSQGRPAMFYTHPWEYDPDQPRITKVGIKSRFRHYVGLEKTERRLRRMLHCHQFNSMANVTHQWQEATMGGNGRGSASPLG, encoded by the coding sequence ATGCGGTTTAGCCCGTGGGAAACGCACCAGCGTGCTCGTTATTTCCGGTTCAAGTATGCGGTCGAGCGAATGCTTGGGCTCGGACTTTTGCTGGTGCTGTCGCCATGGATGTTGCTGATCTATGCACTGATTCGCTTCACATCGCCCGGGCCGGCGGTGTATAAGCAAGAGCGTGTGGGGCTGAATGGACGCGTCTTTACGGTCTACAAATTTCGCAGCATGCGAGTGGATAGTGAATCGGATGGCAAGGCGGTTTGGTGTGCCGAAGGCGATGATCGGATCACCCCGGTTGGCAAGTGGCTGCGTGCGCTTCATATGGACGAGTGGCCTCAGTTGGTCAATGTCCTGCTCGGCGAGATGACGTTGACGGGGCCGCGGCCCGAACGCCCCGAAATCGTTCTAAGGCTGTCGCGGGAAGTCGCCGGTTATGACAACAGGCACAGCGTCAAGCCTGGGCTGACAGGCTTGGCTCAAGTCAATCTCAAACCGGATCAAACGCTGGACGATGTGCGCCGCAAATTGATCTTCGATCTCTACTACATCGAGAACGCGAATGCTTGGCTCGACATCCGTTTGATCCTGGCCACGGGCATGCGAATGTTCGGCATTCAGGGGGAAACCGTGATGCGGACGTTAAGCTTGTGTCGTCGGGGGTTATTGTTGGATGCGAACCTGCTGGACGAATCGCGGATGGACCATGGTCGATTGGTGCCGTGGGCCCTACGCCAGCGGTCTGATCGCATGCATCGTTTCGCACGTGTGATTCTGAAACGCGAAGGTGATCGAGACGAACCAGCGGTCTCGGCCGCGGAATCCATGGAAGTGTCCGCCGTGTCACGCGAGGCGATGAAGACGATCGACAACGCGTTGACCGTTGACGTGGAAGACTACTTCCAGGTCACCGCTTTCGAAAAACGTGTCCTGCGGAAAGATTGGGATCGGCTGACCAGTCGAGTCGAATCCAATACGATGCGGTTGCTTCAGCTGATGGAAGAAAGCGAGGTGCATGGCACGTTCTTCGTGCTCGGTTGGGTCGCCGATCGTTACCCGTCGTTGGTCAAGCGGATTGCTGCCGCCGGCCACCAGATCGCCAGCCATGGCTACTGGCACCGCCTGAATTACAACATCACGCCCGATGAGTTTGCGGAAGATTTGATCGAGAGTCGCGATGCGATCGCGAGTGCCTGTGGCGTCGAGGTGACAGCCTACCGCGCCCCAAGCTTTTCCATTGTCGAAGACACGACTTGGGCGTTGGACGTGTTGACTCAGCTGGGATACAAGTCCGACAGCAGTATTTTCCCGATTCGGCACCACGACCGCTACGGGATGCCCGCTGCCCAAAAACATATTCATAAACTGCGGACGGATAACGGAACGATTCTAGAGTTCCCGCCTTCGATCGGCAGTGTCCAGGGCGTATCGGTACCGATCGGCGGTGGATACTTCCGACTGTTCCCATACCACATGACCAGCGCGGCAATCGATTCAGTCCGCTCGCAGGGTCGGCCAGCAATGTTCTACACGCATCCTTGGGAATACGACCCCGATCAGCCACGGATCACCAAAGTGGGCATCAAGAGTCGATTCCGTCACTACGTTGGGCTCGAAAAAACGGAACGTCGTCTGCGTCGCATGCTTCATTGCCACCAATTCAATTCAATGGCCAACGTCACGCACCAGTGGCAAGAGGCCACGATGGGCGGAAACGGCCGTGGCAGTGCCAGTCCATTGGGATGA
- a CDS encoding exosortase-associated EpsI family protein: protein MTTTNSPRENAAVDDAIADSAVAAGGDVGRVPARRTAFVILIALTLFSAVAHGLLNGRWSVAAEKTAIGDQFSSLPEVVGDWRLVHQDSLDEQAAEMLRCYGSDIRSYRHAGTGAIVNAAIFFGPRGPIAVHTPEVCYSGAGTEQTRPRREETVAADSVRNKLWSVEFSQNREPTPSLQSWYAWSDGGPWVAAKYPRVWMTDDLYKIQIAGPIATEDFDPCADFLASWLPIVKPLLR from the coding sequence ATGACAACGACAAATTCCCCTCGTGAAAACGCAGCTGTCGATGATGCGATTGCGGACAGCGCCGTCGCTGCCGGTGGCGATGTTGGTCGTGTCCCCGCGCGTCGCACCGCCTTCGTGATCCTGATCGCGCTGACGCTTTTCTCTGCTGTTGCCCATGGCCTCCTGAACGGACGTTGGTCGGTCGCCGCAGAAAAAACTGCCATTGGAGATCAATTCTCCAGTTTGCCCGAAGTGGTGGGGGATTGGCGTTTGGTCCACCAAGATTCGCTCGACGAACAGGCGGCCGAGATGCTCCGCTGCTACGGAAGTGATATACGTTCGTACCGCCATGCCGGGACCGGGGCGATCGTCAATGCCGCCATCTTCTTCGGCCCCCGTGGGCCGATCGCGGTGCATACTCCCGAAGTCTGCTACAGCGGTGCTGGGACCGAGCAAACTCGCCCGCGAAGAGAGGAAACGGTGGCGGCCGACAGTGTTCGCAACAAGCTCTGGTCGGTTGAATTTTCCCAGAACAGAGAACCCACACCATCGCTCCAATCCTGGTACGCCTGGTCCGACGGTGGTCCCTGGGTGGCGGCAAAATATCCCCGCGTTTGGATGACCGACGACCTCTACAAAATCCAAATCGCTGGTCCGATCGCGACGGAAGATTTCGATCCCTGCGCCGATTTCCTGGCTTCATGGTTGCCGATCGTGAAGCCTCTGCTACGATAA